The Candidatus Hydrogenedens sp. genome includes the window ACGCACGGAACAAAGGGGACAAAGGGGGACAAATGGAACGAATGTGGTGAATGTGGCGGAGGCAATGAATAAGACAGATAAGGATGAAAAAAGTTTGTTATATATTTGATGAAGGAAGAAACGAAGAAAAGAGGCGGAAGACAGATAAGGATGAAAAAAGTTTGTTATATATTTGAGTGTTTCTGGTAAAGCATTGGTAATTGGTATGTTAAGCAGGGCTTTCTTTGTTTCTTTTTGTCGTAATTTTTTTCTTTTGTATTTGAAATATGTATTATATACTATGTTTAGGATTAGAATAATTTAACTCTATTTATGGAGAAAGGAAATGGAAAATATAGATAGACGCAATTTTATTAGTACTCTTGGAGGTACTACCTTTTGCATGGGAATGGCAGGTGCCGAAAGCATAGGGGATAATATAAATAATAATGATATGTTTGCCTCAAAAGAAATTTTTAAAGAGGTGAAAGATATAGTTGATAAGACCTCTTTTGTGGATACGCATGAACATTTACCATCAGAATCTGAACGGATTGCGAATAAGAGTAATAGAGACAAAACACCTGCACCTGATATGGGCATGCTTTTTAGCCATTATGCGGATTCAGACTTACAGGTGGCTGGAATGAGTGATAAGGAATATAAAAAATTAACTTCGTGGGACTTATCTCCTCAAGAAAAATGGAGGTTGTTAGCACCTTATTATAATAGATGTAGAAATACAGGGTATTTATTATGTGTTCGGGAAAGTATTTTCGCTCTGTATGGAGAGGAAGACTTAAATGAAAATAATTGTGAGGAAATAAGTCAGAAGATAAAAGATGATATTCAGCCCGGTTTTTATCGTCGTATACTCAGAGATGTAGCGAATATTGAACATGCTCAAATCAATTGTCTTTCCAGTGGCACCTTTCGTGAAAGCGAACCTGCAACCGACCTTTTAAGTTTTGATTTATCAACGGTAGGCATTGCAAGTTCTATTTCTAAAATTGGAAACCTTAACAAGTTCGCAGATAAACCCATCAAAACATTAAAGCAAGCCCATGAGACCATTGAGCATATATTTGAACGATTTGGACCTAAGGCAATAGCCGTAAAAGACCAATCCGCTTATGGCAGACCCCTTTTTTATGAAAATGTAAAAGATGAAGATATTGAAATTATTTTCAAGCAATTTGTTCAAAAGCCATCTTCGTTAAAATATGAAGAACTCAAAGCCATCCAAGATAATCTATTTCGTAAATGTTTGCAATGTGCCACGGAATATAAACTTCCTGTCAAACTACATACCGGATATTTTGCAGGATACAATGGCATGGATTTATCCCGTGTTCGTAATAATCTTTGTGACCTGGTCCCATTAATCAAAGATTTTCCGAACACTACTTTTGTTCTTATGCATATTTCATATCCCTATCAAAATGAATTAATCGCCCTTTGTAAA containing:
- a CDS encoding amidohydrolase family protein, producing the protein MENIDRRNFISTLGGTTFCMGMAGAESIGDNINNNDMFASKEIFKEVKDIVDKTSFVDTHEHLPSESERIANKSNRDKTPAPDMGMLFSHYADSDLQVAGMSDKEYKKLTSWDLSPQEKWRLLAPYYNRCRNTGYLLCVRESIFALYGEEDLNENNCEEISQKIKDDIQPGFYRRILRDVANIEHAQINCLSSGTFRESEPATDLLSFDLSTVGIASSISKIGNLNKFADKPIKTLKQAHETIEHIFERFGPKAIAVKDQSAYGRPLFYENVKDEDIEIIFKQFVQKPSSLKYEELKAIQDNLFRKCLQCATEYKLPVKLHTGYFAGYNGMDLSRVRNNLCDLVPLIKDFPNTTFVLMHISYPYQNELIALCKHYRNVYADMCWSWIIDPASATRFLREFLMAAPASKIFTFGGDYIPVELVPGHARIARKGITLAITQLLQEGWLNESDTPALIQRIMNQNAHETFDLPRVLKAYKA